A section of the Oncorhynchus keta strain PuntledgeMale-10-30-2019 chromosome 15, Oket_V2, whole genome shotgun sequence genome encodes:
- the LOC127907559 gene encoding zinc finger protein 91-like isoform X4 codes for MQKRHRMEALRDGLPLPLSSLRLLVPPLRLVSAALWQVVQQRDIMDYGLVEEFVTTVLEIVPDMMSYRERVQLIMGLRAQLVLELCRSDHLANPETIQPHLNRMKTCIITHRGKEISDPEVEATESNFLKLIQTLLEDPVEKEYFFQSVFSEEFGPKYNSALQTLVWEFLSRLEKLLPAPTLQQMASWFLPDPSVLEECVQCVSHPQPLKTLLQHHNNTCGHVDTNGLFSGDNQIPIEADPEVQSEPVQQCMSHVSSDNESDMTPLLELGIDSDRTVHKGVEPVHKGVEPVHKVVESASLELGHIYNGTTEKNIKHDTPDKEPAKYMQNNTYFHHLNTDSGLKIQGKAHSNQQEVQDISSLSTSCRLHQPTVQLHRLDIADMLLPVTEVYSTQRRERLQIDKVGSQGWRRGPVVSQKSERNINEEPSDGQPQYSLAPDPSLTTGQPKRSKRVKICSLCGKTFSEAKDLTAHMRCHNEQSPSKCTQCGQDFEHHEDLQKHQQNVCEAAAQPEEDNMSTASVEDQTELACTELAESSKARTCHVCHKTVYCRNYLRKHLKSQHGQLLKIHKKHKTFFCCSLCNKTFGCRNYLRKHLESKHRQLLKMHKKHKNIICCIMCNKSFHLSEPNKCEVNQQQLLRKAHPEANTLIAAVIPQPSSTTSQNPTTSNALPIQAQFYNDYRTCLLCNETFDTAETMRKHLRFQHNILSYLCHDCGESFPSKLDLQKHSKNCLSIPDSRKCNECRKITPQTTQPQANICQEMNQRQQQLPAGGNEMEIPQSCNTDVNSLNDLQQCQPNECEKIHFHGGQQDWSEAVDLNQHPEEVDPNQHPEEVDPNQHPGEVYPNQHPGEVYPNQHPGEVYPNQHPGEVYPNQHPGEVDPNQHPEAVYPNQHPGEVDPNQHPGEVDLEEVDPADRSSSPIPRENGTDIPQSHSTSPQNPTTFDAPPTQTQPPGISPPASLKSRTCPLCSKCFAYKKTMMQHLRRHSQGQGPFMCTICSKSFGTASDLKRHRGIKSGCGPNHRNLVVPENVPTEQKTVFSCPHCQGQYTSENKMKAHMVCHTGDGFTCRFCGKIFAEDKKLRNHVRSHIDRRHLCDTCGKDFTSLSNLKKHTLVHTGEQPYICPDCGKSFSLKGNLKVHQQSHTGERPFACTMCKIRCFTQTHLKRHMLRHTGEKPHKCLACGKTFQRKNTLRKHQQDSCS; via the exons ATGCAAAAACGGCATCGGATGGAAGCTTTGAGAGACG gtctccctctccccctatcaTCTCTGCGTCTGTTGGTTCCTCCACTGCGGCTGGTGTCTGCAGCTCTATGGCAAGTTGTTCAGCAGAGAGACATAATGGACTACGGGTTGGTGGAGGAGTTTGTCACCACTGTGTTGGAGATAGTTCCTGATATGATGAGTTACAGGGAGAGAGTCCAACTCATCATGGGGCTGCGAGCACAG CTGGTTCTGGAGTTGTGTCGCTCTGATCACCTAGCCAACCCTGAGACCATCCAGCCACACCTGAACAGGATGAAGACCTGTATCATCACTCATAGGGGCAAGGAG ATTTCTGATCCAGAGGTGGAAGCGACAGAATCAAACTTCCTGAAGCTGATTCAAACTCTGCTGGAAGACCCAGTCGAGAAGGAATACTTCTTTCAG AGTGTGTTTTCAGAGGAATTTGGCCCCAAGTATAACTCAGCACTGCAGACTCTGGTGTGGGAGTTCCTCTCCAGGCTGGAGAAGCTGCTTCCAGCACCAACCCTTCAACAG ATGGCATCTTGGTTCCTACCTGACCCCTCTGTCCTGGAGGAGTGTGTGCAGTGTGTATCCCACCCTCAGCCTTTGAAGACCCTTCTCCAGCACCACAACAATACATGTGGACATGTAGACACCAATG GTCTGTTTTCTGGCGACAATCAAATCCCAATCGAAGCTGACCCAGAGGTCCAATCAGAACCTGTGCAGCAATGTATGAGCCATGTCTCATCTGACAATGAGTCAGACATGACCCCTTTGTTGGAACTGGGGATTGATTCAGACCGAACTGTGCACAAAGGGGTGGAGCCTGTGCACAAAGGGGTGGAGCCTGTGCACAAAGTGGTGGAGTCTGCTTCTTTAGAGTTAGGGCATATATACAATGGAACTACAGAGAAAAATATTAAACACGACACACCAGATAAAGAGCCAGCAAAATATATGCAAAATAATACATATTTTCATCACCTTAACACTGACAGTGGGCTGAAAATCCAAGGAAAAGCCCACAGCAACCAACAGGAAGTGCAGGACATTTCTAGTTTATCTACTTCCTGTCGGCTCCATCAGCCAACAGTGCAGCTGCACAGACTTGACATTGCTGATATGCTTTTACCTGTGACGGAGGTCTAttcaacacagaggagagagaggcttcAGATTGACAAAGTAGGATCCCAAGGATGGAGAAGAGGACCGGTCGTATCACAAAAGAGTGAGAGGAATATCAATGAAGAGCCCTCTGATGGTCAACCTCAGTATTCTTTGGCCCCTGACCCATCCCTTACCACAGGGCAGCCTAAAAGAAGCAAGCGTGTCAAAATATGCTCATTGTGTGGAAAGACTTTCAGCGAAGCAAAGGATTTGACGGCACACATGAGATGTCACAATGAGCAGAGCCCTTCCAAGTGCACCCAGTGTGGACAAGACTTTGAACACCATGAGGACTTACAGAAACATCAGCAGAATGTGTGTGAGGCGGCAGCTCAACCTGAAGAGGACAACATGTCTACGGCATCCGTGGAGGATCAGACGGAGCTAGCATGCACGGAGCTAGCAGAGTCGTCCAAAGCCAGGACATGCCATGTGTGTCATAAAACTGTCTATTGTAGAAATTATTTGAGAAAGCACCTGAAATCCCAACACGGTCAACTCCTGAAGATACACAAGAAACACAAAACGTTTTTCTGTTGCTCTTTGTGTAATAAGACCTTTGGATGCAGAAATTATTTAAGAAAGCATCTGGAATCCAAACACCGTCAACTCCTGAAGATGCATAAGAAACACAAAAATATTATCTGTTGCATTATGTGTAATAAGTCCTTTCATCTTTCTGAGCCAAACAAGTGTGAGGTGAACCAACAGCAACTCCTCAGGAAGGCACACCCAGAGGCCAACACACTTATAGCTGCAGTGATACCACAGCCCTCAAGCACTACATCCCAGAACCCAACAACCTCCAATGCTCTGCCCATTCAGGCACAGTTCTACAATGACTACAGAACATGTCTTTTGTGCAATGAAACTTTCGATACCGCAGAGACCATGAGAAAGCACCTAAGATTTCAACACAATATACTGTCTTACTTGTGCCACGATTGTGGGGAAAGTTTTCCAAGCAAATTAGATCTTCAGAAACACTCAAAGAATTGTTTGAGTATTCCAGATTCAAGAAAATGTAATGAGTGCAGGAAAATAACCCCTCAAACAACGCAGCCGCAGGCAAACATTTGTCAGGAGATGAACCAAAGACAACAGCAACTACCTGCAGGGGGAAATGAGATGGAGATCCCTCAGTCCTGCAACACAGACGTTAACTCCTTAAATGACTTGCAGCAATGCCAGCCAAATGAGTGTGAGAAGATTCACTTTCACGGAGGACAGCAAGACTGGAGTGAGGCAGTTGATCTAAACCAGCATCCAGAGGAGGTTGATCCAAACCAGCATCCAGAGGAGGTTGATCCAAACCAGCATCCAGGGGAGGTTTATCCAAACCAGCATCCAGGGGAGGTTTATCCAAACCAGCATCCAGGGGAGGTTTATCCAAACCAGCATCCAGGGGAGGTTTATCCAAACCAGCATCCAGGGGAG GTTGATCCAAACCAGCATCCAGAGGCGGTTTATCCAAACCAGCATCCAGGGGAGGTTGATCCAAACCAGCATCCAGGGGAGGTTGATCTAGAGGAGGTTGATCCAGCCGACAGAAGCAGTTCTCCGATTCCAAGGGAGAATGGGACAGATATTCCCCAGAGCCATAGCACTTCACCCCAGAACCCAACAACCTTCGATGCTCCCCCCACTCAGACGCAGCCACCTGGCATCTCTCCCCCAGCCTCGCTAAAATCTAGAACATGCCCTTTGTGCTCAAAATGTTTTGCTTATAAAAAGACCATGATGCAGCATCTGAGACGTCATTCACAGGGTCAGGGACCCTTCATGTGCACCATATGTTCAAAGAGCTTTGGTACCGCCAGCGATTTGAAGAGACATCGGGGAATTAAGAGCGGTTGTGGGCCAAATCATCGTAATCTCGTCGTACCTGAGAATGTTCCCACAGAACAAAAAACTGTCTTCTCCTGCCCCCATTGTCAGGGACAGTACACGAGTGAAAATAAAATGAAAGCACACATGGTATGTCACACAGGAGATGGGTTCACCTGTAGGTTTTGTGGCAAGATATTTGCTGAAGATAAGAAATTACGCAATCATGTTCGTTCTCATATTGACAGACGACATCTATGTGACACATGCGGTAAAGATTTTACATCTCTGTCTAACTTGAAAAAACACACACTTGTACACACAGGAGAACAGCCGTACATTTGCCCAGACTGTGGCAAAAGTTTTAGTCTGAAGGGTAACCTGAAAGTCCATCAACAGAGTCATACAGGAGAGCGGCCATTTGCGTGCACAATGTGTAAAATACGCTGTTTCACTCAGACTCATCTAAAACGGCATATGTTGaggcacacaggagagaagcctcatAAGTGTTTGGCTTGTGGGAAGACATTTCAAcggaaaaacacattgaggaaaCATCAGCAAGATTCTTGTTCTTAG
- the LOC127907559 gene encoding zinc finger protein 721-like isoform X1, which yields MQKRHRMEALRDGLPLPLSSLRLLVPPLRLVSAALWQVVQQRDIMDYGLVEEFVTTVLEIVPDMMSYRERVQLIMGLRAQLVLELCRSDHLANPETIQPHLNRMKTCIITHRGKEISDPEVEATESNFLKLIQTLLEDPVEKEYFFQSVFSEEFGPKYNSALQTLVWEFLSRLEKLLPAPTLQQMASWFLPDPSVLEECVQCVSHPQPLKTLLQHHNNTCGHVDTNGLFSGDNQIPIEADPEVQSEPVQQCMSHVSSDNESDMTPLLELGIDSDRTVHKGVEPVHKGVEPVHKVVESASLELGHIYNGTTEKNIKHDTPDKEPAKYMQNNTYFHHLNTDSGLKIQGKAHSNQQEVQDISSLSTSCRLHQPTVQLHRLDIADMLLPVTEVYSTQRRERLQIDKVGSQGWRRGPVVSQKSERNINEEPSDGQPQYSLAPDPSLTTGQPKRSKRVKICSLCGKTFSEAKDLTAHMRCHNEQSPSKCTQCGQDFEHHEDLQKHQQNVCEAAAQPEEDNMSTASVEDQTELACTELAESSKARTCHVCHKTVYCRNYLRKHLKSQHGQLLKIHKKHKTFFCCSLCNKTFGCRNYLRKHLESKHRQLLKMHKKHKNIICCIMCNKSFHLSEPNKCEVNQQQLLRKAHPEANTLIAAVIPQPSSTTSQNPTTSNALPIQAQFYNDYRTCLLCNETFDTAETMRKHLRFQHNILSYLCHDCGESFPSKLDLQKHSKNCLSIPDSRKCNECRKITPQTTQPQANICQEMNQRQQQLPAGGNEMEIPQSCNTDVNSLNDLQQCQPNECEKIHFHGGQQDWSEAVDLNQHPEEVDPNQHPEEVDPNQHPGEVYPNQHPGEVYPNQHPGEVYPNQHPGEVYPNQHPGEVYPNQHPGEVDPNQHPGEVDPNQHPEAVYPNQHPGEVDPNQHPGEVDLEEVDPADRSSSPIPRENGTDIPQSHSTSPQNPTTFDAPPTQTQPPGISPPASLKSRTCPLCSKCFAYKKTMMQHLRRHSQGQGPFMCTICSKSFGTASDLKRHRGIKSGCGPNHRNLVVPENVPTEQKTVFSCPHCQGQYTSENKMKAHMVCHTGDGFTCRFCGKIFAEDKKLRNHVRSHIDRRHLCDTCGKDFTSLSNLKKHTLVHTGEQPYICPDCGKSFSLKGNLKVHQQSHTGERPFACTMCKIRCFTQTHLKRHMLRHTGEKPHKCLACGKTFQRKNTLRKHQQDSCS from the exons ATGCAAAAACGGCATCGGATGGAAGCTTTGAGAGACG gtctccctctccccctatcaTCTCTGCGTCTGTTGGTTCCTCCACTGCGGCTGGTGTCTGCAGCTCTATGGCAAGTTGTTCAGCAGAGAGACATAATGGACTACGGGTTGGTGGAGGAGTTTGTCACCACTGTGTTGGAGATAGTTCCTGATATGATGAGTTACAGGGAGAGAGTCCAACTCATCATGGGGCTGCGAGCACAG CTGGTTCTGGAGTTGTGTCGCTCTGATCACCTAGCCAACCCTGAGACCATCCAGCCACACCTGAACAGGATGAAGACCTGTATCATCACTCATAGGGGCAAGGAG ATTTCTGATCCAGAGGTGGAAGCGACAGAATCAAACTTCCTGAAGCTGATTCAAACTCTGCTGGAAGACCCAGTCGAGAAGGAATACTTCTTTCAG AGTGTGTTTTCAGAGGAATTTGGCCCCAAGTATAACTCAGCACTGCAGACTCTGGTGTGGGAGTTCCTCTCCAGGCTGGAGAAGCTGCTTCCAGCACCAACCCTTCAACAG ATGGCATCTTGGTTCCTACCTGACCCCTCTGTCCTGGAGGAGTGTGTGCAGTGTGTATCCCACCCTCAGCCTTTGAAGACCCTTCTCCAGCACCACAACAATACATGTGGACATGTAGACACCAATG GTCTGTTTTCTGGCGACAATCAAATCCCAATCGAAGCTGACCCAGAGGTCCAATCAGAACCTGTGCAGCAATGTATGAGCCATGTCTCATCTGACAATGAGTCAGACATGACCCCTTTGTTGGAACTGGGGATTGATTCAGACCGAACTGTGCACAAAGGGGTGGAGCCTGTGCACAAAGGGGTGGAGCCTGTGCACAAAGTGGTGGAGTCTGCTTCTTTAGAGTTAGGGCATATATACAATGGAACTACAGAGAAAAATATTAAACACGACACACCAGATAAAGAGCCAGCAAAATATATGCAAAATAATACATATTTTCATCACCTTAACACTGACAGTGGGCTGAAAATCCAAGGAAAAGCCCACAGCAACCAACAGGAAGTGCAGGACATTTCTAGTTTATCTACTTCCTGTCGGCTCCATCAGCCAACAGTGCAGCTGCACAGACTTGACATTGCTGATATGCTTTTACCTGTGACGGAGGTCTAttcaacacagaggagagagaggcttcAGATTGACAAAGTAGGATCCCAAGGATGGAGAAGAGGACCGGTCGTATCACAAAAGAGTGAGAGGAATATCAATGAAGAGCCCTCTGATGGTCAACCTCAGTATTCTTTGGCCCCTGACCCATCCCTTACCACAGGGCAGCCTAAAAGAAGCAAGCGTGTCAAAATATGCTCATTGTGTGGAAAGACTTTCAGCGAAGCAAAGGATTTGACGGCACACATGAGATGTCACAATGAGCAGAGCCCTTCCAAGTGCACCCAGTGTGGACAAGACTTTGAACACCATGAGGACTTACAGAAACATCAGCAGAATGTGTGTGAGGCGGCAGCTCAACCTGAAGAGGACAACATGTCTACGGCATCCGTGGAGGATCAGACGGAGCTAGCATGCACGGAGCTAGCAGAGTCGTCCAAAGCCAGGACATGCCATGTGTGTCATAAAACTGTCTATTGTAGAAATTATTTGAGAAAGCACCTGAAATCCCAACACGGTCAACTCCTGAAGATACACAAGAAACACAAAACGTTTTTCTGTTGCTCTTTGTGTAATAAGACCTTTGGATGCAGAAATTATTTAAGAAAGCATCTGGAATCCAAACACCGTCAACTCCTGAAGATGCATAAGAAACACAAAAATATTATCTGTTGCATTATGTGTAATAAGTCCTTTCATCTTTCTGAGCCAAACAAGTGTGAGGTGAACCAACAGCAACTCCTCAGGAAGGCACACCCAGAGGCCAACACACTTATAGCTGCAGTGATACCACAGCCCTCAAGCACTACATCCCAGAACCCAACAACCTCCAATGCTCTGCCCATTCAGGCACAGTTCTACAATGACTACAGAACATGTCTTTTGTGCAATGAAACTTTCGATACCGCAGAGACCATGAGAAAGCACCTAAGATTTCAACACAATATACTGTCTTACTTGTGCCACGATTGTGGGGAAAGTTTTCCAAGCAAATTAGATCTTCAGAAACACTCAAAGAATTGTTTGAGTATTCCAGATTCAAGAAAATGTAATGAGTGCAGGAAAATAACCCCTCAAACAACGCAGCCGCAGGCAAACATTTGTCAGGAGATGAACCAAAGACAACAGCAACTACCTGCAGGGGGAAATGAGATGGAGATCCCTCAGTCCTGCAACACAGACGTTAACTCCTTAAATGACTTGCAGCAATGCCAGCCAAATGAGTGTGAGAAGATTCACTTTCACGGAGGACAGCAAGACTGGAGTGAGGCAGTTGATCTAAACCAGCATCCAGAGGAGGTTGATCCAAACCAGCATCCAGAGGAGGTTGATCCAAACCAGCATCCAGGGGAGGTTTATCCAAACCAGCATCCAGGGGAGGTTTATCCAAACCAGCATCCAGGGGAGGTTTATCCAAACCAGCATCCAGGGGAGGTTTATCCAAACCAGCATCCAGGGGAGGTTTATCCAAACCAGCATCCAGGGGAGGTTGATCCAAACCAGCATCCAGGGGAGGTTGATCCAAACCAGCATCCAGAGGCGGTTTATCCAAACCAGCATCCAGGGGAGGTTGATCCAAACCAGCATCCAGGGGAGGTTGATCTAGAGGAGGTTGATCCAGCCGACAGAAGCAGTTCTCCGATTCCAAGGGAGAATGGGACAGATATTCCCCAGAGCCATAGCACTTCACCCCAGAACCCAACAACCTTCGATGCTCCCCCCACTCAGACGCAGCCACCTGGCATCTCTCCCCCAGCCTCGCTAAAATCTAGAACATGCCCTTTGTGCTCAAAATGTTTTGCTTATAAAAAGACCATGATGCAGCATCTGAGACGTCATTCACAGGGTCAGGGACCCTTCATGTGCACCATATGTTCAAAGAGCTTTGGTACCGCCAGCGATTTGAAGAGACATCGGGGAATTAAGAGCGGTTGTGGGCCAAATCATCGTAATCTCGTCGTACCTGAGAATGTTCCCACAGAACAAAAAACTGTCTTCTCCTGCCCCCATTGTCAGGGACAGTACACGAGTGAAAATAAAATGAAAGCACACATGGTATGTCACACAGGAGATGGGTTCACCTGTAGGTTTTGTGGCAAGATATTTGCTGAAGATAAGAAATTACGCAATCATGTTCGTTCTCATATTGACAGACGACATCTATGTGACACATGCGGTAAAGATTTTACATCTCTGTCTAACTTGAAAAAACACACACTTGTACACACAGGAGAACAGCCGTACATTTGCCCAGACTGTGGCAAAAGTTTTAGTCTGAAGGGTAACCTGAAAGTCCATCAACAGAGTCATACAGGAGAGCGGCCATTTGCGTGCACAATGTGTAAAATACGCTGTTTCACTCAGACTCATCTAAAACGGCATATGTTGaggcacacaggagagaagcctcatAAGTGTTTGGCTTGTGGGAAGACATTTCAAcggaaaaacacattgaggaaaCATCAGCAAGATTCTTGTTCTTAG
- the LOC127907559 gene encoding zinc finger protein 585B-like isoform X7, with protein MQKRHRMEALRDGLPLPLSSLRLLVPPLRLVSAALWQVVQQRDIMDYGLVEEFVTTVLEIVPDMMSYRERVQLIMGLRAQLVLELCRSDHLANPETIQPHLNRMKTCIITHRGKEISDPEVEATESNFLKLIQTLLEDPVEKEYFFQSVFSEEFGPKYNSALQTLVWEFLSRLEKLLPAPTLQQMASWFLPDPSVLEECVQCVSHPQPLKTLLQHHNNTCGHVDTNGLFSGDNQIPIEADPEVQSEPVQQCMSHVSSDNESDMTPLLELGIDSDRTVHKGVEPVHKGVEPVHKVVESASLELGHIYNGTTEKNIKHDTPDKEPAKYMQNNTYFHHLNTDSGLKIQGKAHSNQQEVQDISSLSTSCRLHQPTVQLHRLDIADMLLPVTEVYSTQRRERLQIDKVGSQGWRRGPVVSQKSERNINEEPSDGQPQYSLAPDPSLTTGQPKRSKRVKICSLCGKTFSEAKDLTAHMRCHNEQSPSKCTQCGQDFEHHEDLQKHQQNVCEAAAQPEEDNMSTASVEDQTELACTELAESSKARTCHVCHKTVYCRNYLRKHLKSQHGQLLKIHKKHKTFFCCSLCNKTFGCRNYLRKHLESKHRQLLKMHKKHKNIICCIMCNKSFHLSEPNKCEVNQQQLLRKAHPEANTLIAAVIPQPSSTTSQNPTTSNALPIQAQFYNDYRTCLLCNETFDTAETMRKHLRFQHNILSYLCHDCGESFPSKLDLQKHSKNCLSIPDSRKCNECRKITPQTTQPQANICQEMNQRQQQLPAGGNEMEIPQSCNTDVNSLNDLQQCQPNECEKIHFHGGQQDWSEAVDLNQHPEEVDPNQHPEEVDPNQHPGEVYPNQHPGEVYPNQHPGEVYPNQHPGEVYPNQHPGEVDPNQHPGEVDLEEVDPADRSSSPIPRENGTDIPQSHSTSPQNPTTFDAPPTQTQPPGISPPASLKSRTCPLCSKCFAYKKTMMQHLRRHSQGQGPFMCTICSKSFGTASDLKRHRGIKSGCGPNHRNLVVPENVPTEQKTVFSCPHCQGQYTSENKMKAHMVCHTGDGFTCRFCGKIFAEDKKLRNHVRSHIDRRHLCDTCGKDFTSLSNLKKHTLVHTGEQPYICPDCGKSFSLKGNLKVHQQSHTGERPFACTMCKIRCFTQTHLKRHMLRHTGEKPHKCLACGKTFQRKNTLRKHQQDSCS; from the exons ATGCAAAAACGGCATCGGATGGAAGCTTTGAGAGACG gtctccctctccccctatcaTCTCTGCGTCTGTTGGTTCCTCCACTGCGGCTGGTGTCTGCAGCTCTATGGCAAGTTGTTCAGCAGAGAGACATAATGGACTACGGGTTGGTGGAGGAGTTTGTCACCACTGTGTTGGAGATAGTTCCTGATATGATGAGTTACAGGGAGAGAGTCCAACTCATCATGGGGCTGCGAGCACAG CTGGTTCTGGAGTTGTGTCGCTCTGATCACCTAGCCAACCCTGAGACCATCCAGCCACACCTGAACAGGATGAAGACCTGTATCATCACTCATAGGGGCAAGGAG ATTTCTGATCCAGAGGTGGAAGCGACAGAATCAAACTTCCTGAAGCTGATTCAAACTCTGCTGGAAGACCCAGTCGAGAAGGAATACTTCTTTCAG AGTGTGTTTTCAGAGGAATTTGGCCCCAAGTATAACTCAGCACTGCAGACTCTGGTGTGGGAGTTCCTCTCCAGGCTGGAGAAGCTGCTTCCAGCACCAACCCTTCAACAG ATGGCATCTTGGTTCCTACCTGACCCCTCTGTCCTGGAGGAGTGTGTGCAGTGTGTATCCCACCCTCAGCCTTTGAAGACCCTTCTCCAGCACCACAACAATACATGTGGACATGTAGACACCAATG GTCTGTTTTCTGGCGACAATCAAATCCCAATCGAAGCTGACCCAGAGGTCCAATCAGAACCTGTGCAGCAATGTATGAGCCATGTCTCATCTGACAATGAGTCAGACATGACCCCTTTGTTGGAACTGGGGATTGATTCAGACCGAACTGTGCACAAAGGGGTGGAGCCTGTGCACAAAGGGGTGGAGCCTGTGCACAAAGTGGTGGAGTCTGCTTCTTTAGAGTTAGGGCATATATACAATGGAACTACAGAGAAAAATATTAAACACGACACACCAGATAAAGAGCCAGCAAAATATATGCAAAATAATACATATTTTCATCACCTTAACACTGACAGTGGGCTGAAAATCCAAGGAAAAGCCCACAGCAACCAACAGGAAGTGCAGGACATTTCTAGTTTATCTACTTCCTGTCGGCTCCATCAGCCAACAGTGCAGCTGCACAGACTTGACATTGCTGATATGCTTTTACCTGTGACGGAGGTCTAttcaacacagaggagagagaggcttcAGATTGACAAAGTAGGATCCCAAGGATGGAGAAGAGGACCGGTCGTATCACAAAAGAGTGAGAGGAATATCAATGAAGAGCCCTCTGATGGTCAACCTCAGTATTCTTTGGCCCCTGACCCATCCCTTACCACAGGGCAGCCTAAAAGAAGCAAGCGTGTCAAAATATGCTCATTGTGTGGAAAGACTTTCAGCGAAGCAAAGGATTTGACGGCACACATGAGATGTCACAATGAGCAGAGCCCTTCCAAGTGCACCCAGTGTGGACAAGACTTTGAACACCATGAGGACTTACAGAAACATCAGCAGAATGTGTGTGAGGCGGCAGCTCAACCTGAAGAGGACAACATGTCTACGGCATCCGTGGAGGATCAGACGGAGCTAGCATGCACGGAGCTAGCAGAGTCGTCCAAAGCCAGGACATGCCATGTGTGTCATAAAACTGTCTATTGTAGAAATTATTTGAGAAAGCACCTGAAATCCCAACACGGTCAACTCCTGAAGATACACAAGAAACACAAAACGTTTTTCTGTTGCTCTTTGTGTAATAAGACCTTTGGATGCAGAAATTATTTAAGAAAGCATCTGGAATCCAAACACCGTCAACTCCTGAAGATGCATAAGAAACACAAAAATATTATCTGTTGCATTATGTGTAATAAGTCCTTTCATCTTTCTGAGCCAAACAAGTGTGAGGTGAACCAACAGCAACTCCTCAGGAAGGCACACCCAGAGGCCAACACACTTATAGCTGCAGTGATACCACAGCCCTCAAGCACTACATCCCAGAACCCAACAACCTCCAATGCTCTGCCCATTCAGGCACAGTTCTACAATGACTACAGAACATGTCTTTTGTGCAATGAAACTTTCGATACCGCAGAGACCATGAGAAAGCACCTAAGATTTCAACACAATATACTGTCTTACTTGTGCCACGATTGTGGGGAAAGTTTTCCAAGCAAATTAGATCTTCAGAAACACTCAAAGAATTGTTTGAGTATTCCAGATTCAAGAAAATGTAATGAGTGCAGGAAAATAACCCCTCAAACAACGCAGCCGCAGGCAAACATTTGTCAGGAGATGAACCAAAGACAACAGCAACTACCTGCAGGGGGAAATGAGATGGAGATCCCTCAGTCCTGCAACACAGACGTTAACTCCTTAAATGACTTGCAGCAATGCCAGCCAAATGAGTGTGAGAAGATTCACTTTCACGGAGGACAGCAAGACTGGAGTGAGGCAGTTGATCTAAACCAGCATCCAGAGGAGGTTGATCCAAACCAGCATCCAGAGGAGGTTGATCCAAACCAGCATCCAGGGGAGGTTTATCCAAACCAGCATCCAGGGGAGGTTTATCCAAACCAGCATCCAGGGGAGGTTTATCCAAACCAGCATCCAGGGGAGGTTTATCCAAACCAGCATCCAGGGGAG GTTGATCCAAACCAGCATCCAGGGGAGGTTGATCTAGAGGAGGTTGATCCAGCCGACAGAAGCAGTTCTCCGATTCCAAGGGAGAATGGGACAGATATTCCCCAGAGCCATAGCACTTCACCCCAGAACCCAACAACCTTCGATGCTCCCCCCACTCAGACGCAGCCACCTGGCATCTCTCCCCCAGCCTCGCTAAAATCTAGAACATGCCCTTTGTGCTCAAAATGTTTTGCTTATAAAAAGACCATGATGCAGCATCTGAGACGTCATTCACAGGGTCAGGGACCCTTCATGTGCACCATATGTTCAAAGAGCTTTGGTACCGCCAGCGATTTGAAGAGACATCGGGGAATTAAGAGCGGTTGTGGGCCAAATCATCGTAATCTCGTCGTACCTGAGAATGTTCCCACAGAACAAAAAACTGTCTTCTCCTGCCCCCATTGTCAGGGACAGTACACGAGTGAAAATAAAATGAAAGCACACATGGTATGTCACACAGGAGATGGGTTCACCTGTAGGTTTTGTGGCAAGATATTTGCTGAAGATAAGAAATTACGCAATCATGTTCGTTCTCATATTGACAGACGACATCTATGTGACACATGCGGTAAAGATTTTACATCTCTGTCTAACTTGAAAAAACACACACTTGTACACACAGGAGAACAGCCGTACATTTGCCCAGACTGTGGCAAAAGTTTTAGTCTGAAGGGTAACCTGAAAGTCCATCAACAGAGTCATACAGGAGAGCGGCCATTTGCGTGCACAATGTGTAAAATACGCTGTTTCACTCAGACTCATCTAAAACGGCATATGTTGaggcacacaggagagaagcctcatAAGTGTTTGGCTTGTGGGAAGACATTTCAAcggaaaaacacattgaggaaaCATCAGCAAGATTCTTGTTCTTAG